One genomic segment of Desulfocapsa sulfexigens DSM 10523 includes these proteins:
- a CDS encoding ABC transporter permease — translation MFSVFLISFKGVLRDKLYQGIVCTAVIFLTIPAASTFSLRQVAALATTLSLSLTSFILLLISVFLGGTSLWKDIERKYVYSTLGMPITRTSYLLGKYFGIIGFVLITALFLAIMTVGAIWFAAAAYPPDRPILWNNIAIAIFFDALKYSLLIAIAFVLSSVSTSFFLPIFGTIATYLAGSATQEVFDYIHTDQGQQLSVVTIQVAKYLYYILPNFSAFDLSSQATYGLTLNSSSLLLITSYGVSYIGIILGIACLLFSQREMQ, via the coding sequence ATGTTTTCAGTCTTTCTAATAAGCTTCAAGGGAGTACTACGAGACAAGTTATACCAAGGTATAGTTTGTACAGCTGTTATATTTCTCACCATTCCTGCAGCAAGCACTTTTTCTCTCCGACAGGTTGCCGCCCTGGCGACTACACTTTCTTTATCCCTAACATCATTTATCCTTTTACTTATCTCCGTATTTTTAGGAGGTACCTCTCTTTGGAAGGACATTGAAAGAAAATACGTTTACAGCACCCTCGGGATGCCGATCACCCGAACATCTTACCTGCTTGGTAAGTACTTTGGAATAATAGGTTTTGTCCTGATTACAGCTTTGTTTTTAGCAATCATGACTGTTGGAGCAATCTGGTTTGCTGCCGCAGCATACCCGCCTGATCGTCCAATACTCTGGAATAATATAGCCATAGCCATATTTTTTGATGCCCTCAAATATTCTCTGCTTATTGCTATCGCTTTTGTTCTTTCTTCAGTAAGCACTTCTTTTTTTCTACCAATTTTTGGTACCATTGCGACCTATCTTGCCGGGAGTGCCACCCAGGAAGTATTTGACTATATTCATACAGACCAAGGTCAGCAGTTATCAGTAGTGACAATTCAAGTGGCTAAGTACCTCTATTACATTTTACCAAATTTCAGTGCTTTTGACCTGTCCAGCCAAGCCACTTATGGCTTAACTCTTAACAGTAGTTCTTTATTGTTGATAACAAGTTATGGAGTTAGTTATATCGGGATTATACTTGGAATAGCATGTCTTTTGTTTTCACAAAGGGAAATGCAGTGA
- a CDS encoding type IV pilin protein, with protein MNTFRKQLRRKSGQKGFTLIELMIVVAIIGILAAIAIPQFSSYRAKAFDKAAQSDLRNFKTAMEAGYADAQAYPNL; from the coding sequence ATGAACACATTTCGGAAACAGCTTCGAAGAAAATCCGGACAGAAAGGTTTTACCCTGATTGAATTGATGATTGTTGTTGCAATTATTGGTATTTTGGCTGCTATTGCTATTCCTCAGTTTTCCTCATACCGTGCCAAAGCTTTTGACAAAGCTGCTCAAAGTGATCTGAGAAATTTCAAAACAGCAATGGAAGCTGGCTATGCTGATGCCCAAGCATATCCGAACCTGTAA
- a CDS encoding type IV pilin protein, translating to MLKKMKVNRNKKGFSLVELLTVVAVIAILAAIAIPQYSAYRNKAFIAVLKSDAHTLANAQVAYFTDHGTYSNTAAAVQTAIYGGNNISPDTTVGNWVGNSTSFSFTTTDNVHGGLVVTYDSDAGGIQ from the coding sequence GTGTTGAAGAAAATGAAAGTAAACAGAAATAAAAAAGGCTTTAGTTTGGTTGAGCTTTTGACAGTAGTTGCTGTCATTGCTATCCTGGCAGCTATAGCGATCCCGCAGTATTCTGCCTATCGCAATAAAGCCTTTATAGCAGTTCTTAAATCTGACGCACATACATTAGCAAATGCTCAGGTGGCCTACTTTACCGACCATGGTACCTACTCAAACACAGCTGCTGCAGTACAAACGGCTATTTATGGAGGGAACAATATCTCCCCTGACACCACTGTGGGTAACTGGGTTGGCAACAGCACCTCCTTTAGCTTTACAACTACCGATAATGTTCATGGTGGTTTGGTTGTTACCTACGACAGTGATGCTGGTGGTATTCAGTGA
- a CDS encoding PulJ/GspJ family protein: MKNRGFTLVELVIAMFIITIILTLSSQTFRSLIMGANSQKNITETELGKIIGTEMIRLDLEHVGFGIASNEANLPMAWDGTTLTLRSTINNGNAGTIGWLLLNCTVGSVPTVIVDRRQDTTVNTAVLLSKDKQFVANQSIAAQTTAQCLTCQDLNTNLTPANNYIASAYPYVATVSDGCSTATGGQYCNIITYSISTTNTLTKCATGTRNLLRRVGGDALNGTGGDRILECVADIQIRFDWDLNNDGDLLDAGEVNLTTIPVGSTTSDIISSMKNIDMYVLMQSGAMDPNYTFSGDLTMNGALPAANAADGFNTAAVTNFSQYRWKVLKVSAKPMSW; this comes from the coding sequence GTGAAAAATAGAGGATTCACCCTTGTTGAACTTGTGATAGCAATGTTTATCATAACTATCATCCTGACATTATCATCCCAGACTTTCAGAAGCCTTATAATGGGAGCAAATTCGCAAAAAAACATTACTGAAACTGAACTTGGGAAAATTATCGGAACTGAAATGATTCGACTCGACCTTGAGCATGTTGGTTTTGGTATTGCCAGCAACGAGGCCAATCTTCCCATGGCTTGGGATGGTACAACTCTCACTCTGCGATCAACCATAAATAATGGTAATGCTGGAACCATTGGCTGGCTCCTTTTGAACTGTACCGTAGGTTCGGTGCCAACTGTTATCGTTGACCGGAGACAGGATACTACAGTCAACACGGCTGTCTTACTATCAAAAGACAAACAATTCGTTGCAAATCAAAGCATAGCCGCCCAAACAACGGCACAATGTCTCACGTGTCAGGACCTAAACACAAACCTCACTCCTGCTAATAACTATATAGCGTCAGCATATCCCTATGTTGCCACCGTAAGCGATGGCTGTTCTACGGCCACTGGGGGACAGTACTGCAATATCATCACCTATTCGATCAGTACAACAAACACATTGACAAAATGTGCCACCGGAACCCGGAACCTTTTACGACGAGTTGGTGGAGACGCACTGAATGGAACTGGCGGTGATCGGATTCTTGAATGTGTGGCCGATATACAGATACGCTTCGACTGGGATCTCAATAATGATGGCGATTTATTAGATGCTGGTGAGGTTAACCTAACGACTATCCCGGTAGGTTCTACCACCAGTGATATAATAAGTAGTATGAAGAATATAGATATGTATGTTCTGATGCAATCTGGCGCAATGGATCCGAACTACACTTTTAGCGGAGACCTGACCATGAACGGAGCCCTGCCTGCTGCTAACGCCGCCGATGGTTTTAATACAGCAGCAGTAACTAATTTCTCTCAATATAGATGGAAAGTTTTGAAAGTCAGCGCTAAACCAATGAGTTGGTAA
- a CDS encoding type IV pilus modification PilV family protein, which yields MSQLHPVMRNKKGFTLLEALIAIVILAVMMLGSLKALSGLYQFSTNNTLRDHAVRLADEILTDYRNIPYNNSLLDLGTKAQVNYQRQVNNANVTFTTEVTVTQAVSTVAKSVGVQVTWSTKGKQYTNTTSTIVANK from the coding sequence ATGTCGCAACTTCATCCTGTGATGCGAAATAAAAAAGGCTTTACGTTACTTGAGGCACTAATTGCAATTGTCATTCTTGCGGTTATGATGCTTGGTAGTTTGAAGGCCCTTTCTGGCCTATACCAATTTTCAACAAACAACACCCTAAGAGACCATGCTGTCCGTCTGGCGGATGAGATATTGACGGACTACCGGAATATCCCGTACAATAATAGCCTCCTCGATTTGGGTACAAAAGCTCAGGTCAATTATCAGCGTCAGGTAAACAATGCTAACGTCACCTTTACAACGGAAGTAACCGTCACCCAGGCTGTATCTACTGTTGCAAAATCTGTCGGAGTTCAGGTAACTTGGAGCACAAAAGGAAAACAATACACTAATACAACTTCTACCATCGTGGCAAACAAGTGA
- a CDS encoding pilus assembly FimT family protein, producing the protein MAGKITNTKGFTLVEIVVTLAIGAILMGAAMVAYKQISTVHVIQTDLDKMITFLQDKRLKAFTQKTPIIITVATNQLTNDLDTDLVDMNNDFTGSAGTFTINSRGLFNVGGFIRLTTPITEYSCINIANSSVREGKWNVATSSCDAK; encoded by the coding sequence ATGGCTGGAAAAATAACCAACACAAAAGGGTTCACCTTGGTTGAAATCGTCGTTACGTTAGCTATAGGGGCGATTTTGATGGGAGCTGCCATGGTTGCTTATAAACAGATATCAACTGTGCATGTTATACAAACGGACCTTGATAAAATGATCACATTTCTTCAAGACAAACGTTTAAAAGCTTTTACCCAAAAGACTCCGATAATCATAACAGTTGCCACCAACCAGCTCACAAACGACCTGGATACTGATCTGGTTGACATGAACAATGATTTTACCGGCTCAGCAGGGACGTTTACTATAAACAGCAGAGGACTTTTCAATGTTGGAGGCTTTATCCGCCTGACGACCCCCATAACTGAGTATTCATGTATCAACATAGCTAACAGTAGTGTTCGGGAGGGAAAATGGAATGTCGCAACTTCATCCTGTGATGCGAAATAA
- a CDS encoding pilus assembly protein — MSKKSLQFSWYHQRVLYVALATFAAFATTIILPSQLTAASCDDYNAVPPFLGAQLAPNVMFMLDNSGSMKNPLGQTTGYNCKNTDTAFDSDFTYYGMFDSTKTYSYDATIAVDPSPFSGAAGMPYNVAVDTTSTGAFKEDSTCTLGLGNNCWSGNFLNWIVTRRIDAARQVMIGGKVESRAGYNYFTDDPTDLEWKIVGNNERSDGSICKSYSSAQNYSPFPATSTFTVSSPAEDGTTQTLYDPYAKLSNKIPNIIVDENGTVIGEAGIISNLSADSGADNWETVALTKTDYANPVVLARPLSYNGSDPSVVRVDNVLTGSFKIRIEEWEYITNKAHTNEDISYIVLEAGSYTLENGQRLVAGTKTVNDAWTSVAALGYASKPVILSTVNTNNGGDTTTTRLKNINNDGSFEIQLQEEDAGGGHTNETVAYLALEQGTYDVGILNFEVGTETDVNHTWKEITFGTEKQGPIFLADMQTSNDTDPASIRYRSLGSDSVEIFIDEESSVDNDVTHSNEDVGYIIINPPPPTSFNIALIVEEEPTGLLHELEGDVRLGISFYRYQKDDDGETDIYNQEWAHGGTMSLDIPNNPFIKAPATYRTIDTPIKAPLADVVDAIEHYPLVWGTTPLAENYYEVLRYFQQDTPYYEDKPTIGTTYNYKVDDPDGATHLWDPYYFDEYEETIRCAKSFVLIFTDGEPYRDDYVPDFYDSTGNGTADTVDYDDDSNTDDCSDSGDTANGCQDILDDLAYWAYWDKDTSDFRDLRDDTGMTGNQHIETYTVAFGKATIPQILQDTADNGNGEAYAADDGHQLETALADAFSNILTKTAAGSSISVLSERATEGSIIHQALFFPEKSFIDDGTTRSLLWTGALNTYWFFNSGTVSNIREDNAVGTEFYLDTHDDHALDFRIDAEGSLNIDYYSLIDSQNDDDGKADALLGSYNSIDDVSRIWEGGYQLQKRDVATPDEWVAGSNGGRTIYGINESGTMSEFLADNYTLFKKNMRLDETQTDIPDCLGVAADETDPPDADKLEEIRSINLMSYIRGAADDFSGTSDKVTSSACRNRVVNDAGEIWKLGDIIYSTPQVVDNENFSIVLAAANDGMLHAFHAGKIRTDGLTTEQAVRLCDNNSDASCLQDEVGEELWAFIPQNAMPYLKYLTDPAYKHIYTTDMAPYRIKHGTKDIIIGGMRFGGAAGCTYESKDRWCGDPDDGTQVVAPGADPLTPESAVGLSSYFALDISDPRNPVFLWEFTHPNLGLTYSGPAYIKRGGNAYVMFTSGPLNYRAETNGDQGSVDAQNLNVFMLKVDSDFNLVDVDNDGDTDADDIFKFTGDSKKDGFITDSELGSYNSAFGGRLFTNGIDQDRDGNTDIVFFGVNDANGTAGTVIALVPKNAVDGDGNITSYDPTDKADVTAGTDETPNWYFDSVVESTDYPVTSKIVYGDCFNYPMIYFGTGRWFYKDDSPGVNQTKTEKLYGILIRDCLNDILAGKTCSLNYAHNNNDICQEVGNLDDEKTLGWVVDELEPKGDSYAKERTITDPTFANGTNIVFFTTMQPSSNPCDFGGRSRMWALNCMSGDSIWGGCDGYTTDYRDGSLLLQLSGGNIEGAGLNEDDFSEEGGKSTKWFTGIPPESPTPFIPPSPSLTGEIILWLEK; from the coding sequence ATGTCAAAAAAATCACTGCAATTTTCATGGTACCATCAACGGGTGCTCTATGTTGCCCTGGCAACCTTTGCTGCTTTTGCCACCACCATCATTCTACCATCGCAGCTCACTGCTGCCAGTTGTGATGACTACAATGCTGTCCCGCCGTTCCTGGGAGCTCAACTTGCGCCAAATGTCATGTTCATGCTTGACAACTCCGGGAGCATGAAAAATCCGCTTGGCCAAACAACTGGATACAACTGCAAGAATACTGACACTGCCTTTGACTCAGACTTCACATATTATGGAATGTTTGATTCAACGAAAACATACAGTTATGACGCAACAATTGCCGTAGATCCAAGTCCTTTTTCCGGTGCAGCAGGTATGCCCTATAATGTTGCGGTAGACACGACCTCCACTGGTGCTTTCAAAGAAGACTCCACCTGCACATTGGGACTTGGGAATAATTGCTGGAGTGGTAACTTTCTAAACTGGATTGTAACGCGACGCATAGATGCTGCGAGACAGGTTATGATTGGTGGAAAAGTCGAAAGTCGTGCCGGCTACAATTACTTCACAGATGACCCGACAGACCTTGAGTGGAAGATTGTAGGCAATAACGAAAGAAGTGATGGTTCTATTTGTAAATCCTATAGTTCAGCACAAAACTACTCACCTTTTCCAGCAACTTCAACATTCACAGTTTCAAGTCCTGCTGAAGATGGTACTACCCAAACACTTTACGACCCCTATGCCAAACTTTCCAACAAAATCCCAAATATTATTGTTGACGAAAACGGTACAGTCATTGGAGAAGCTGGAATTATAAGCAACCTTTCAGCCGATTCAGGTGCCGATAACTGGGAGACTGTAGCCCTAACAAAAACTGATTACGCCAATCCAGTTGTTCTAGCCAGACCTCTTTCGTACAATGGAAGCGACCCATCCGTTGTAAGAGTCGACAACGTGCTGACTGGATCATTCAAAATCCGGATTGAAGAATGGGAATATATCACCAATAAGGCCCATACCAATGAAGATATCTCCTATATCGTTCTGGAAGCAGGAAGCTACACTCTGGAAAATGGTCAGCGACTGGTTGCTGGAACAAAAACAGTTAATGATGCCTGGACTTCCGTGGCTGCACTCGGATATGCCTCCAAACCGGTAATTTTAAGCACTGTTAATACCAACAATGGAGGTGATACCACAACAACCCGTCTTAAAAATATTAATAACGATGGTTCCTTCGAAATACAACTGCAGGAGGAAGATGCAGGTGGAGGTCACACAAATGAAACGGTTGCTTACCTTGCCCTTGAGCAGGGAACGTACGATGTCGGGATCCTGAATTTTGAGGTTGGCACTGAAACAGATGTTAACCACACCTGGAAAGAAATTACTTTTGGGACAGAAAAGCAGGGACCAATCTTTCTCGCCGACATGCAGACAAGCAATGATACAGACCCGGCGAGTATTCGTTACCGCTCACTTGGCTCTGATTCTGTAGAGATTTTTATAGATGAGGAGTCCTCCGTTGATAATGACGTAACTCACAGCAATGAAGATGTTGGATATATTATCATCAATCCTCCACCTCCTACATCCTTCAATATAGCCCTGATTGTTGAAGAAGAACCCACCGGCCTCCTTCATGAACTCGAAGGTGATGTACGTCTAGGCATCAGCTTTTATCGTTACCAAAAAGACGACGATGGGGAAACAGATATTTACAACCAGGAATGGGCTCACGGCGGAACAATGAGTCTGGATATCCCGAACAATCCGTTCATTAAAGCCCCAGCCACTTATCGTACTATTGACACTCCCATTAAAGCCCCACTCGCTGATGTTGTAGACGCAATCGAACATTATCCTCTTGTTTGGGGGACAACGCCTCTTGCGGAAAATTACTACGAGGTCCTCAGATACTTCCAACAAGATACCCCATACTATGAAGACAAACCAACAATTGGGACCACCTACAATTACAAGGTGGATGACCCCGATGGGGCGACACATCTCTGGGATCCATATTATTTTGATGAATATGAGGAGACTATTCGCTGTGCCAAATCTTTTGTTTTAATTTTCACAGATGGCGAACCCTACAGAGATGATTACGTTCCTGATTTTTATGACTCCACAGGTAATGGTACAGCGGACACTGTTGACTATGACGATGACAGTAACACGGACGATTGTTCAGATAGTGGAGACACGGCAAATGGTTGCCAAGACATCTTAGACGACCTCGCCTATTGGGCCTACTGGGACAAAGACACTTCAGACTTCCGTGATCTGCGCGATGACACGGGAATGACAGGAAACCAACATATTGAAACCTATACTGTTGCTTTTGGAAAAGCGACAATCCCGCAGATTCTTCAGGATACCGCTGACAATGGTAATGGAGAAGCCTACGCTGCTGACGATGGGCACCAGCTCGAAACCGCACTTGCTGATGCCTTTTCGAACATCCTGACAAAAACTGCTGCAGGATCCTCGATCTCTGTACTTTCAGAACGAGCTACTGAAGGTTCCATTATTCATCAGGCCCTCTTTTTTCCTGAAAAATCATTTATCGATGACGGAACCACACGATCCCTTTTATGGACAGGCGCTCTCAATACTTACTGGTTCTTTAATTCCGGCACAGTATCAAACATCAGAGAAGATAATGCTGTTGGAACAGAATTTTATCTTGATACGCATGACGATCATGCTCTCGACTTCAGAATTGACGCTGAAGGCAGCCTGAACATTGATTACTACAGCCTTATCGACAGCCAAAATGATGACGATGGAAAGGCTGATGCATTACTGGGTTCCTACAACTCAATTGATGACGTTAGCAGAATATGGGAAGGTGGCTATCAGCTTCAAAAACGTGACGTTGCTACTCCCGACGAATGGGTAGCAGGAAGCAATGGTGGCCGTACGATTTATGGCATAAACGAATCTGGAACCATGAGCGAATTCCTTGCTGATAACTACACCCTCTTTAAAAAGAATATGCGCCTGGACGAGACACAGACAGATATCCCTGATTGTCTTGGTGTTGCGGCTGACGAAACCGACCCGCCAGATGCTGACAAACTTGAAGAGATTCGATCGATAAACCTCATGAGTTATATTCGCGGGGCCGCAGATGACTTCAGTGGCACAAGTGACAAAGTGACAAGTAGTGCCTGTCGTAACCGTGTTGTAAATGACGCTGGAGAAATCTGGAAACTTGGTGATATTATTTATTCAACCCCCCAGGTTGTCGACAACGAAAATTTCTCAATCGTTCTTGCTGCGGCAAACGATGGAATGCTCCATGCCTTTCATGCCGGCAAAATCAGAACAGATGGACTCACAACTGAACAGGCGGTTCGCCTCTGTGACAACAATTCTGATGCTTCTTGTCTTCAGGACGAAGTGGGTGAAGAACTTTGGGCCTTTATCCCGCAAAATGCCATGCCGTATCTGAAATATCTTACAGACCCTGCTTACAAACATATCTATACTACAGATATGGCACCTTACCGCATTAAGCACGGCACTAAAGATATTATAATCGGTGGAATGCGATTTGGTGGTGCTGCCGGATGTACCTACGAATCAAAAGACAGATGGTGTGGTGATCCTGACGATGGAACACAGGTGGTTGCTCCCGGAGCAGACCCATTAACACCCGAATCTGCCGTAGGTCTGTCTTCCTATTTCGCTCTTGACATCTCTGATCCGAGAAATCCCGTTTTTTTATGGGAATTCACTCACCCTAACCTTGGCTTAACCTACTCCGGACCTGCATACATAAAGCGAGGCGGCAACGCCTACGTCATGTTTACCAGTGGTCCCCTGAACTACAGGGCCGAAACCAATGGTGACCAAGGCAGTGTGGATGCCCAAAATTTAAATGTATTTATGCTGAAAGTTGACAGTGATTTCAACCTCGTTGATGTGGATAACGATGGTGATACTGATGCTGACGATATATTCAAATTCACCGGAGACAGTAAAAAGGACGGCTTCATCACTGACTCAGAATTGGGATCATATAACAGCGCCTTTGGTGGCCGCTTATTCACCAATGGCATTGATCAGGATCGTGACGGAAATACCGACATAGTCTTTTTTGGTGTCAATGATGCCAATGGTACAGCTGGAACCGTGATTGCCCTCGTCCCCAAAAACGCTGTTGATGGAGATGGTAATATTACCAGCTACGACCCAACGGACAAGGCTGATGTTACCGCGGGAACGGATGAAACACCAAACTGGTATTTTGATTCAGTTGTCGAATCGACCGATTATCCAGTTACTTCAAAAATCGTATATGGAGACTGCTTCAATTATCCAATGATCTACTTTGGTACCGGTCGTTGGTTTTACAAAGACGATTCTCCTGGCGTAAACCAGACAAAAACAGAAAAATTATACGGCATACTCATAAGAGATTGTCTGAATGATATTCTTGCAGGTAAAACATGTTCTCTTAACTACGCTCACAACAATAATGACATATGTCAGGAAGTAGGCAATCTTGATGACGAGAAAACGTTAGGCTGGGTTGTTGACGAACTGGAGCCAAAAGGTGATAGCTACGCAAAGGAACGGACAATTACTGATCCCACTTTTGCGAATGGTACTAACATAGTATTTTTTACTACCATGCAACCATCATCCAATCCTTGCGATTTTGGTGGTCGTTCAAGAATGTGGGCGCTCAACTGCATGTCTGGAGACAGTATCTGGGGAGGCTGTGATGGCTACACAACTGACTACAGAGATGGTTCTTTACTCCTCCAGCTCAGTGGTGGTAACATAGAAGGAGCAGGCTTAAATGAAGACGATTTCTCCGAGGAAGGCGGCAAGTCCACAAAGTGGTTTACCGGTATTCCTCCTGAATCACCCACTCCATTTATTCCTCCCAGCCCAAGTTTAACTGGAGAAATCATTTTATGGCTGGAAAAATAA
- a CDS encoding heavy-metal-associated domain-containing protein, with protein MTTVSIKGMSCPHCVASVTKALQAIPGISNIEVNLEKNEATYRGDVSKDVVKEAIAGIGFEVVGYPT; from the coding sequence ATGACCACTGTATCAATAAAAGGAATGAGCTGTCCCCACTGTGTGGCATCTGTAACAAAGGCACTGCAAGCTATCCCGGGGATATCCAATATAGAGGTGAATCTAGAGAAAAACGAGGCTACTTATAGAGGAGATGTGAGTAAAGACGTTGTGAAAGAGGCGATTGCTGGAATTGGGTTTGAAGTAGTTGGATACCCTACCTGA